In the Mycolicibacter minnesotensis genome, AGGTTGAGGTAGAACCACTGCGGGAACGCCAGCCAAGTCTTGATTCGGTTGATCAGCTGCTTACCCGCTGCCGCATAACGCTTTTCGATCAGCTGCTTTGTCAGCGCCGGCGGCGCGGTGCCCACGGTGTCAACCCTGGAGATCGAGAGCGTGCCCCGGCGGGCGGCCCAGTCGTTGTAGACCTCGCGGATCACCAGCTGCGCCGGCTTCGTCGGCTGGAACCGCCAGGTGAAGGTGCCGTCATCGGCGACATCGAGTTCGCGGTCGTCGAACGCCGCATCACTGACCGGGACATTGTCGTCGGTGTACTCGCCGCCGCCGAGCAGCTGGAAGCTCAGGTCGGTGGTGGTACCCCGGGTGCCGCGCACGACATAGTCATTGCCGGGTCGCACCACGGTCCCGAAGTACAACGTGTCGGGGTTGTCCAGTCCCATCTTGGTGAACGGCCCGGTGCCCGACATCAGGAACGGGTGGTCGCGCTCACCGTTGAAGGCAGCGTGCACACAGGCCTCGACGCCGCCAGCCAGGTATTGCAGGCCCTCGAGCAGGTCGGCCTCGGTCTCGATGTGCGGAGCCGCGGCGACCAGCTTCTCCGCCTCGGCGATCGCGGCCGACAGGGGTTCGGAGTACATGGTGCAACACCTCTCAGATCGTCTGATGGTCCAATATTGGACCGACGCGGTAGATATCTCGAACCGACTGTAGACGTCGCGGTAGCATGCTGCAATGGCTGCGCCAGGACCCGAGGTCTCCCGACAGGCCGTGCGGTCCTCTCCCCCGACCGAACGGGTGGTGACAGTTCTGGACTTCCTCGCCCGTCACCCCGACCAGTGCTTCGGCCTCTCCGAGCTCGCCCGCCGCACCGGCCTGGCCAAGCCCACCTGCCTGGGTATCGCCACCGCACTGGCCGACGCGGGCTATCTGACCCGCGACGACCCGGACAAGACCTACCGGCTGGGGCCGGCGCTGATCTCGCTCGGCCGCGCCGCCCAGCAGGCGCTTCGGGTCGGTCCTGAGGCCCGTGAGCTGCTGCGGCGACTCTCCGCGGACTTCGCCACCTCCGCTGCGCTGAGCGCGGTCGTTGACGATCGCATCACCGTGCTGGAGCTCGTCGCAGCGCCGAACGCACATCTGGGCGTTCAGGCCGGCCAGAGTTATCCGTTCGCGCCTCCGGTCGGGCTGATGTTCGTGTTGTGGGATGACAGCGCTCTGCGGGACTGGCTCGCCCGGGCACCCACCATCCCGCTCCGGTCGGAGAGTGAGCGCCTGCAAAGCGTCGTCGCCGAATGCCGCGCCGACGGCTATCTGGTCGAGCGGCTGACACCAGGAGGCCAGCGCCTCTACGCATTGATGGCAGGCCTGTCCAGTGACCTGCCCGACGAGCTGCGAGCGCTGCTCGGCGAACTGGTGTCCGATATCGGTGAGCGCGTCTATCTGCGCAGTGAGGCCGGGGGCCGGGGGCGCCACGACATCAGCGTGATCTCGGCACCGGTCTATGACCACCATCAGCGCCAGGCGATGGTGGTCTCCCTCCATGCCCAGCGCGCGCTGACCGACACCGAGATCACCAAGTGGGCACGCGGGGTCCTGCGGACCGCCGATGCGCTCACCGCACAACTCGGCGGGATCAAACCCGCACCGCTGTTAGGTTCGGCCCCATGACGTTGTCGGTGGCCGATCAACTGGAGTTGTCCGGGCTCGTGCACCGCTATGCCGCGCACGTCGACGCCCAGCGGTTCGATGAGGTGGCCCAACTCTTCACCGTCGATGCCGAACTGGTCCTGCCCGAACCGCCGGATCAGCTGGAGCCCAGCGTGTACCACCGCGGACACGATGGGGTGCGAGCCGCGATGTCCGGACTGGCCACGGTGACCCGCACCCACCACGGCATCCTGGGCGAGGTCTACGCCGCCTCCTCGGCCGCCGCGGTGGCGACCGGGGAGATCACCGGAGTGGCTCATCACTGGATCGAGCAGCGCGGCACGCTCACCGACTATGTCTGGTATCTGCGCTACCGCGACATCTACCACCGCGTCGAGCAGGACTGGCGGATTGCTCAGCGCAGCTTGACCATCGACGCGATCGAGTCACTTCCGGCCGGCCGGGTGCGCTCATGACATCGCCGTCCAAACCCCAGATCTCGTTTCAGCTCAAGACTTTCACCGACGACCCCGACCACGACTGGGGCGCCACGCTGGCACTGGGCCGTGCCATGGACGCCGCAGGCGTGGATCGGGTGGTGGTCTCCGACCACGTGGTGTTCGGCGAGAACCCGGACGCCTACGCCGACCCCCGGCTCGGCGGGATCGCCGGCGGGCGCCAACCCACCGGACCCGACGGCCAATGGCTCGACCCACTGATCGTGCTGACCGCACTTGCCGCCACCACCACCCGAATCCGGCTGGGCACCGCAGTGCTGCTGGCGGCCCTTCGCAGGCCGGCAGTACTGGCCAAAGAGCTGGCCACCCTGGACGTGCTGTCCGGCGGCCGGCTGGATCTCGGCGTGGGCGTCGGCTGGCAGCGCGAGGAGTACGAAGCGGCTGGCCTGTCGTTCGAACGTCGCGGCCGACTCCTGGACCACACCCTCGAGGTGTGTCAAGCCCTGTGGACTCAACAGCGCACCACATACGCGTCCCCGGAACTGTCCTTCAACAACATTCACCAGATGCCCAAACCCCTTGCCCCCGGCGGTGTCCCGATCTGGGTCAGCGGAACCGTCAACGACGCGGTGGCGCGCCGACTTGCCCGGTTCGGGTCCGGCTGGATCCCCTGGGGGCCGGCGATGCGTGACCCGGCCGGCGCCATCGCGGCCATGCGAGACCGCATCGCAGCGCTGGGCGGCGATCCGGGCGGCCTACAGGTATTGGGCCACGCAACCGCCGTCAAGAGGGCCGACGGCTCGCTCGACGCCGTGGCCACCGCGGACTCGGCTCCGGCTCTGGTGGCCGCCGGAGTCACCGATGTGCGCGTCACCTGCTCGTTGCCCAAGGACCTGGGCCGCACCACTGATCTGCTGCGCGAACTCGTCGGGGCGTTCCGCGCCGCAACCGGTTAAGGAGAGACATCGATGGAAAAGGTCATGATCGTGGCGCGAAGCGCCGACTTCGGCGAACCGTGGTGCCAGCGGATGCGCGGTCCGATCGCGAACCAGCTGCTGGACTTGGGCCTGCCGGGGGTCGTGGTCAACGTCCGCGACCAGCCGGTGCGCGACTCGATGATGACTCTGACGACGCTGAATCCGCCGGCCGCGGCGATCATCAGCCTGTGGACTCAGCAGTACTACAGCGAAGCGACCCAGGCCGCGATCGCGCTGATCGCATCCGAATCCGAGATGGCGGCAGCGTATCTGGTGACCGAGTCCATGCCGATGCCGCCGCCGGATCCCGGCGAGGGCCGCCGCACCCGGGGATTGGCCAACGTGGCATTGCTGCGCCGGCCCGCTGATCTGGATCAGGCGACGTGGCTGCACCGCTGGCACATCGACCACACCCAGGTGGCAATCGATACCCAGGCGACGTTCGGTTACACCCAGAACGTCGTGATCCGCGCCCTTACCGAGGATGCGCCTGCCATCGACGCGATCGTCGAAGAGAACTTCCCCGACGAGGCGGTGTCAGACCCGTATGCGTTCTACGGTGCGGCCGACCAGGCCGACCTCACCGATCGGGTGGGCCGGATGGTCGCCAGTGTCAGCGCGTTCGGCGCCCACCTGAATATCGACACGGTGCCCACCAGTCGCTACGTGTTCCGTACCCCGTTCGTCACACACACTTTTGAGACAACGTGATCAACGCCTGGCGCACGTCGGGGTGTCGCTGCAGATAGGACAGCACCGGGTCCGGCGCGCCCGGGTCTTCCTGCTGCCCCCGATGCGCCAGGGTGCTCTTGACGTCGGGATGCCGCTTCAGATACGCGTCGACGGAGTTCCCCACGGTCTGGTCGCATTGCTGCGGCGCTGCGTTGGCCACCGGCGCCAGTACCCCCGCGACGCTCAGCAAGCCGATCGCAACTGCTCGAGTAATACCGCTCATGACTCGACGGTACGCGCGTTCTAGGACACGCTGGCCAGAGCGAACGGCAGCACCTGTGGTGCACCGGCGGCGCGGACCACCCGAGCAGCCATCGTCAGAGTCCAACCCGAGTCCGTCACATCGTCGACCAGCAGCACCGGTCCGACGCCCGCCGGAAGATCCGGCGGCAACCAACATCCCTGCAGGGCGGCGACGCGGTAAGCGGAGTTCGCCGCCGCCGTGGTGCGACGATTCGGCGCATAGCGCAAGGTGCCCACACGGGTGAGACGGCCGAGTTCGGCCAGCCTGTCGGTCAAGGAGCCGATCAGCAGCGGGTGTGTGGCCGAATCCATCCCCATTACCGCGGTCGGCCTGATCTTCCAGTCCCAACCGGCCAGCACGCTCACGGCCGCGCGCACCACGTCCTCGGGCACTTCGCGGTCCGGCTCGTCGAGCAGCCGGCGTAGGCGTGCGCCCCAGCCCAGATCGGTGAGCCGGCCGATGACCCGGCCAGGCTCCGGACCGTCGGAGATCCGTCCGGCCACATCGACGCCGAGCTGCGCCAGACCCGACGGCCACTGCCGCCGCGGCGTGATCTCCACGCCGGGGCGCATCAACCGTTCACGGGTGGCGGCGGTGGCGGTGGCATCCACTTCGCCGTCAAACCGCGGCCCGGCGCAGTTGTCGCAGCGCCCGCAACGCTCCCCCTCCCGCAGCTGCGGGTCGTTCAGCTGGGCACGCAGGAAACTCATGCGGCAGTCGTCAGTGGCCTGGTAGTCCAGCATCGCCTGCTGCTCGGCCCGGCGCAGTTCGTCGAGCTTGCGGTAGCGCGCCTCGTCGTAGGTCCACTGCACGCCGGTGCCCAGCCAGCCGCCCTTGACCCGGCGCACCGCGCCGTCGACATCGAGGACCTTGAGCACCATCTCCAACCGCGACCGGTTCAGGTCGACCCGCGCTTCCAGCGCCGGGGTCGAGAGCGGCTGATCGGGTGACAGTTCACCGATCACCTTGCGCACCAAGGACTCCGCGGGGAAGGCCAGCGACGCGAAATAGTGCCAGATGTCTTGGTCCTCGGTGCCGGGCAACAGGATCACCTCGGCGCTGGCGGTGGCGCGCCCGGCACGACCGACCTGCTGGTAGTAGGCGATCGGCGAGGACGGTGCCCCCAGGTGGACGACGA is a window encoding:
- a CDS encoding EthD domain-containing protein — translated: MEKVMIVARSADFGEPWCQRMRGPIANQLLDLGLPGVVVNVRDQPVRDSMMTLTTLNPPAAAIISLWTQQYYSEATQAAIALIASESEMAAAYLVTESMPMPPPDPGEGRRTRGLANVALLRRPADLDQATWLHRWHIDHTQVAIDTQATFGYTQNVVIRALTEDAPAIDAIVEENFPDEAVSDPYAFYGAADQADLTDRVGRMVASVSAFGAHLNIDTVPTSRYVFRTPFVTHTFETT
- a CDS encoding TIGR03619 family F420-dependent LLM class oxidoreductase; protein product: MTSPSKPQISFQLKTFTDDPDHDWGATLALGRAMDAAGVDRVVVSDHVVFGENPDAYADPRLGGIAGGRQPTGPDGQWLDPLIVLTALAATTTRIRLGTAVLLAALRRPAVLAKELATLDVLSGGRLDLGVGVGWQREEYEAAGLSFERRGRLLDHTLEVCQALWTQQRTTYASPELSFNNIHQMPKPLAPGGVPIWVSGTVNDAVARRLARFGSGWIPWGPAMRDPAGAIAAMRDRIAALGGDPGGLQVLGHATAVKRADGSLDAVATADSAPALVAAGVTDVRVTCSLPKDLGRTTDLLRELVGAFRAATG
- a CDS encoding nuclear transport factor 2 family protein, whose protein sequence is MTLSVADQLELSGLVHRYAAHVDAQRFDEVAQLFTVDAELVLPEPPDQLEPSVYHRGHDGVRAAMSGLATVTRTHHGILGEVYAASSAAAVATGEITGVAHHWIEQRGTLTDYVWYLRYRDIYHRVEQDWRIAQRSLTIDAIESLPAGRVRS
- a CDS encoding RecQ family ATP-dependent DNA helicase, with translation MTTRPQAQAILEQLAGPQARLRDDQWTAIEALVVARRRALVVQRTGWGKSAVYFIAAKLLRADGHGPTVIVSPLLALMRNQVAAAERAGVHAATINSSNVTEWADVQRRVAAGDLDVLLVSPERLNNPDFRDEVLPALAAKAGLVVVDEAHCVSDWGHDFRPDYRRIRTLIAELGADIPVLATTATANDRVVADVAGQLGVGGGDTLVLRGGLDRESLRMSVVSAGGPAQRAAWIGAHLAKLPGSGIVYTLTVAQAHDVAADLRAQGFAVAAYTGSTDSADREQLEADLLANRVKALIATSALGMGFDKPDLGFVVHLGAPSSPIAYYQQVGRAGRATASAEVILLPGTEDQDIWHYFASLAFPAESLVRKVIGELSPDQPLSTPALEARVDLNRSRLEMVLKVLDVDGAVRRVKGGWLGTGVQWTYDEARYRKLDELRRAEQQAMLDYQATDDCRMSFLRAQLNDPQLREGERCGRCDNCAGPRFDGEVDATATAATRERLMRPGVEITPRRQWPSGLAQLGVDVAGRISDGPEPGRVIGRLTDLGWGARLRRLLDEPDREVPEDVVRAAVSVLAGWDWKIRPTAVMGMDSATHPLLIGSLTDRLAELGRLTRVGTLRYAPNRRTTAAANSAYRVAALQGCWLPPDLPAGVGPVLLVDDVTDSGWTLTMAARVVRAAGAPQVLPFALASVS
- a CDS encoding IclR family transcriptional regulator, whose protein sequence is MAAPGPEVSRQAVRSSPPTERVVTVLDFLARHPDQCFGLSELARRTGLAKPTCLGIATALADAGYLTRDDPDKTYRLGPALISLGRAAQQALRVGPEARELLRRLSADFATSAALSAVVDDRITVLELVAAPNAHLGVQAGQSYPFAPPVGLMFVLWDDSALRDWLARAPTIPLRSESERLQSVVAECRADGYLVERLTPGGQRLYALMAGLSSDLPDELRALLGELVSDIGERVYLRSEAGGRGRHDISVISAPVYDHHQRQAMVVSLHAQRALTDTEITKWARGVLRTADALTAQLGGIKPAPLLGSAP
- a CDS encoding heme-binding protein, with the translated sequence MSGITRAVAIGLLSVAGVLAPVANAAPQQCDQTVGNSVDAYLKRHPDVKSTLAHRGQQEDPGAPDPVLSYLQRHPDVRQALITLSQKCV